The Dioscorea cayenensis subsp. rotundata cultivar TDr96_F1 chromosome 19, TDr96_F1_v2_PseudoChromosome.rev07_lg8_w22 25.fasta, whole genome shotgun sequence genome includes a window with the following:
- the LOC120249769 gene encoding probable methyltransferase PMT17 gives MGREHGGGLKINQLDSKRLTWILGLSGLCVLFYVLGAWQNRAAILNSSSNLSNSKAQCGNSSNNLSSKTLDFEAHHGVEINDTSSSLQKFPACPMNFSEYTPCQDLKRGRRFERTMLVYRERHCPEKDELIRCLIPAPPKYKTPFKWPQSRDFAWYDNIPHKELSIEKAVQNWIQAEGDRFRFPGGGTMFPRGADAYIDDINALIPLEDGSIRTAVDTGCGVASWGAFLLKRNILTMSFAPRDTHEAQVQFALERGVPAMIGVIGSLRMPYPARAFDMAHCSRCLIPWFKNDGQYLIEVDRVLRPGGYWILSGPPINWKTHYRGWARTQDDLKQEQDAIEKVAERLCWKKVIEKNDLAIWQKPLNHMECIENRKIYKTPHICKDENADAAWYKKLEVCITPLPEVSNAEEVAGGRLEKWPERAFAVPPRISRGTIAGITAEKFEEDKKLWKERVTHYKHIIPPLTKGRYRNVMDMNAKLGGFAAAMTKYPVWVMNVVPANSESDTLGVIYERGFIGTYQDWCEAFSTYPRTYDLIHADGVFSIYQDRCDITYILLEMDRILRPEGTVIFRDTVDVLVNIQKIAQGMRWNCRIMDHESGPFNPKKILFAVKDYWTGKPAEQQ, from the exons ATGGGAAGAGAGCATGGAGGAGGGTTGAAGATCAATCAATTGGATTCTAAGAGACTTACTTGGATCCTTGGACTTAGTGGgctatgtgttcttttctaTGTTCTTGGAGCTTGGCAGAACCGAGCAGCCATTCTCAATAGCTCTTCCAATTTATCCAACAGCAAAGCTCAGTGTGGGAATTCATCAAACAACTTGAGCTCAAAAACTCTGGACTTTGAAGCTCACCATGGAGTGGAAATCAATGATACTTCGTCTTCTTTGCAGAAATTCCCTGCTTGTCCTATGAATTTCAGTGAGTACACTCCTTGCCAGGACCTGAAGCGTGGCCGTCGTTTCGAAAGAACGATGCTCGTGTACAGAGAAAGGCATTGCCCGGAGAAGGATGAGCTCATAAGGTGTTTGATACCTGCTCCACCAAAGTATAAAACTCCCTTCAAGTGGCCTCAGAGCAGGGACTTTGCTTGGTATGATAACATCCCTCACAAGGAACTCAGCATTGAGAAAGCTGTTCAGAATTGGATTCAAGCGGAGGGTGATCGATTTCGGTTCCCCGGAGGTGGCACGATGTTTCCCCGTGGCGCTGATGCTTATATTGATGATATTAATGCTTTGATACCTTTGGAAGATGGGAGCATTAGAACTGCAGTTGATACTGGTTGTGGG GTTGCAAGTTGGGGTGCTTTTCTTCTTAAGAGGAATATCTTGACTATGTCGTTTGCACCGAGGGATACTCATGAGGCACAGGTGCAGTTTGCATTGGAGCGCGGTGTTCCGGCTATGATCGGTGTTATAGGGTCACTACGAATGCCATATCCTGCTAGAGCTTTTGATATGGCTCATTGTTCTCGGTGCTTGATTCCTTGGTTTAAAAATG ATGGTCAGTACCTAATTGAAGTGGATAGAGTTCTAAGACCTGGAGGATATTGGATTCTCTCGGGTCCTCCGATCAATTGGAAGACACACTATCGAGGTTGGGCCAGAACACAGGATGATCTGAAACAAGAACAAGATGCAATTGAGAAGGTGGCGGAGCGCCTCTGCTGGAAGAAAGTTATAGAGAAAAATGATCTTGCAATTTGGCAGAAACCTCTCAACCACATGGAGTGCAttgaaaaccgaaaaatctaTAAAACGCCACATATTTGCAAGGATGAAAATGCCGACGCTGCCTG GTACAAGAAACTGGAGGTTTGCATCACCCCATTGCCTGAAGTGAGTAATGCAGAAGAAGTTGCTGGCGGGCGATTAGAGAAATGGCCGGAGCGGGCATTTGCTGTTCCCCCAAGAATAAGCAGAGGTACTATTGCCGGAATAACGGCAGAAAAGTTCGAAGAGGACAAGAAGCTCTGGAAAGAACGAGTGACGCACTACAAGCACATCATTCCTCCACTGACTAAGGGTAGATATCGGAATGTGATGGACATGAATGCCAAGTTAGGTGGGTTTGCTGCAGCCATGACAAAGTACCCGGTGTGGGTGATGAATGTTGTCCCTGCTAACTCAGAGAGCGATACGCTCGGTGTAATCTACGAAAGAGGATTCATCGGCACATATCAGGACTGGTGTGAAGCTTTTTCAACCTATCCGAGAACTTATGATCTCATCCATGCAGATGGTGTGTTCAGTATCTATCAGGACAG GTGTGACATTACATACATTCTCCTGGAGATGGATAGGATCTTAAGACCAGAAGGGACGGTGATATTCCGAGACACAGTGGATGTTCTTGTGAATATTCAGAAGATCGCACAGGGCATGAGATGGAATTGTAGGATCATGGACCATGAGAGCGGACCTTTCAATCCCAAGAAAATCCTTTTTGCCGTCAAGGACTACTGGACCGGCAAGCCGGCTGAACAGCAATGA